In the Rattus rattus isolate New Zealand chromosome 18, Rrattus_CSIRO_v1, whole genome shotgun sequence genome, one interval contains:
- the Ly6g6d gene encoding lymphocyte antigen 6 complex locus protein G6d isoform X1 — MNSQLIGILFSALLGAALGQRMRCYDCGGGPSNSCKQTVITCGEGERCGFLDRKLQPSSEQAKQPSGTLSHHYPACVATHHCNQVAIESVGDVTFTTQKNCCFGDLCNGAVASSSTPLCILAAVTTLAWLLSGQ; from the exons ATGAACTCCCAGTTGATCGGGATCCTGTTCAGCGCCCTGCTAGGGGCTGCCCTGG GACAGCGCATGCGGTGCTATGACTGCGGTGGAGGCCCCAGCAACTCCTGCAAGCAGACAGTGATCACCTGTGGTGAAGGTGAGCGCTGTGGATTCCTGGACCGCAAACTTCAACCCAGCTCAGAACAAGCCAAGCAAC cctccGGGACCTTGAGCCATCACTACCCAGCCTGCGTGGCCACGCATCATTGCAACCAAGTGGCCATAGAGTCAGTGGGAGACGTGACTTTCACAACCCAGAAAAACTGCTGCTTCGGAGACCTGTGCAACGGCGCCGTGGCAAGCTCCTCGACCCCATTGTGCATCTTGGCTGCAGTTACCACCCTGGCCTGGCTCTTGTCAGGACAGTAG
- the Ly6g6d gene encoding lymphocyte antigen 6 complex locus protein G6d isoform X2 — protein sequence MRCYDCGGGPSNSCKQTVITCGEGERCGFLDRKLQPSSEQAKQPSGTLSHHYPACVATHHCNQVAIESVGDVTFTTQKNCCFGDLCNGAVASSSTPLCILAAVTTLAWLLSGQ from the exons ATGCGGTGCTATGACTGCGGTGGAGGCCCCAGCAACTCCTGCAAGCAGACAGTGATCACCTGTGGTGAAGGTGAGCGCTGTGGATTCCTGGACCGCAAACTTCAACCCAGCTCAGAACAAGCCAAGCAAC cctccGGGACCTTGAGCCATCACTACCCAGCCTGCGTGGCCACGCATCATTGCAACCAAGTGGCCATAGAGTCAGTGGGAGACGTGACTTTCACAACCCAGAAAAACTGCTGCTTCGGAGACCTGTGCAACGGCGCCGTGGCAAGCTCCTCGACCCCATTGTGCATCTTGGCTGCAGTTACCACCCTGGCCTGGCTCTTGTCAGGACAGTAG